The following are encoded together in the Daucus carota subsp. sativus chromosome 5, DH1 v3.0, whole genome shotgun sequence genome:
- the LOC108219718 gene encoding uncharacterized protein LOC108219718 isoform X2, whose amino-acid sequence MKRSSENDHSSPVDGENVDPNTASRTALSSCMGFLQKLQVFIGAGDSRHVWKRSARPFSTCVLIPSPTRRRRDPNVNSRFMSNILQKLVEEDKENQSPIQVIKRKDHGPSTKNQLEKLASGHDSGVKVL is encoded by the exons ATGAAACGTTCTTCAGAAAATGATCATTCCTCTCCTGTTGATGGTGAAAATGTGGATCCGAATACAGCATCCAGAACAG CTTTGTCCAGTTGTATGGGTTTTCTCCAGAAACTTCAAGTGTTCATCGGAGCAGGTGATAGCAGACATGTATGGAAAAGATCCGCGAGACCTTTCTCAACATGTGTTCTTATACCAT CTCCAACTCGCAGAAGACGTGATCCAAATGTCAATTCACGCTTCATGAGCAATATTCTACAAAAATTGGTAGAAGAAGACAAAGAAAATCAAAGTCCCATTCAAG TTATAAAGCGCAAAGATCATGGACCAAGTACTAAAAATCAACTTGAAAAACTTGCATCTGGCCATGATTCTGGAGTAAAAGTTTTATAG
- the LOC108219718 gene encoding uncharacterized protein LOC108219718 isoform X1: protein MKRSSENDHSSPVDGENVDPNTASRTALSSCMGFLQKLQVFIGAGDSRHVWKRSARPFSTCVLIPFLFTAPTRRRRDPNVNSRFMSNILQKLVEEDKENQSPIQVIKRKDHGPSTKNQLEKLASGHDSGVKVL, encoded by the exons ATGAAACGTTCTTCAGAAAATGATCATTCCTCTCCTGTTGATGGTGAAAATGTGGATCCGAATACAGCATCCAGAACAG CTTTGTCCAGTTGTATGGGTTTTCTCCAGAAACTTCAAGTGTTCATCGGAGCAGGTGATAGCAGACATGTATGGAAAAGATCCGCGAGACCTTTCTCAACATGTGTTCTTATACCAT TTTTATTTACAGCTCCAACTCGCAGAAGACGTGATCCAAATGTCAATTCACGCTTCATGAGCAATATTCTACAAAAATTGGTAGAAGAAGACAAAGAAAATCAAAGTCCCATTCAAG TTATAAAGCGCAAAGATCATGGACCAAGTACTAAAAATCAACTTGAAAAACTTGCATCTGGCCATGATTCTGGAGTAAAAGTTTTATAG
- the LOC108219975 gene encoding uncharacterized protein LOC108219975, translated as MPQGDYIELHRKRSGYRLDHFDRKRKKEAREVHKRSKTAQNALGIKGKMFAKKRYAEKALMKKTLAMHEESSSRRKVDDEVHDGAIPSYLLDRENTTRAKILSNTIKQKRKEKAGKWDVPLPKVRPVAEDEMFKVIRTGKRKTKQWKRMITKVTFVGQGFTRKPPKYERFIRPSGLRFTKAHVTHPELKCTFNLEMIGVKKNPNGPMYTSLGVVTRGTIIEVNVSELGLVTPAGKVVWGKYAQVTNNPENDGCINAVLLV; from the exons ATG CCTCAAGGAGATTATATTGAGCTTCACAGGAAGCGTAGTGGGTATCGTCTTGATCACTTCGACCGCAAGCGCAAGAAGGAGGCTCGTGAAGTTCACAAGCGCTCCAAAACCGCTCAAAAT GCTTTGGGTATTAAGGGTAAGATGTTCGCCAAGAAACGTTATGCTGAAAAGGCTCTTATGAAGAAAac GTTGGCTATGCATGAAGAAAGCTCCAGCAGACGTAAGGTTGATGATGAAGTTCATGATGGGGCTATCCCTTCTTATCTTCTTGATCGTGAAAATACGACGCGAGCGAAG ATTCTTAGCAATACGATAAAACAAAAGAGGAAAGAGAAAGCTGGTAAATGGGATGTTCCTTTGCCAAAG GTCAGGCCTGTGGCTGAAGATGAGATGTTTAAAGTGATCAGGACTGGTAAACGTAAAA CTAAACAGTGGAAAAGAATGATTACTAAGGTAACATTTGTGGGACAAGGGTTTACAAGAAAGCCCCCAAAGTATGAGCGTTTCATCCGTCCTTCTGGTTTGCGATTTACAAAAGCCCATGTGACGCACCCTGAGCTGAAATGCACGTTCAATCTTGAGATGATTGGTGTGAAGAAGAATCCAAATGGCCCAATGTACACATCTCTTGGCGTTGTAACCAGAGGAACTATCATAGAG GTGAATGTTAGCGAACTAGGTCTTGTCACACCTGCCGGAAAAGTTGTATGGG GGAAATATGCTCAAGTGACCAATAACCCTGAGAATGATGGTTGCATCAATGCAGTCCTCCTAGTTTAA